The DNA window GAAGCGAATCGCTGAAATGGCCGTTCTTTTGGGACGCAAGCGTGGCGCCGCCGCCGGGCAGCCGTCCTGGCTGATGACCTTTGCCGATCTGATGATGCTGTTGCTGACGTTTTTTATCCTCCTGCTGTCGTTTTCTGAAATTGATGCGGAAAAGTACCGGGCCATGATCAACTCCATGGGCGCGGCATTCGGCACCCAGCCACTGCAGACAACGCTGCCCGGAACTGGCACTGAACCCGGATCTGGCACTGAAGCAGCCGTTCAACAGGCTGGCGCTCTCTCTGGCGGCGTTGAGCCCAGCGCGGGCGTGACGATAGCCACCGCCCAATCCGTGCCCCAGATCGTGGCCGGACTGCCCCTCGGTGCCGTCGGCTGGCAGTCAGCCGTCGCACCCGGTGTCGAACAGCTGGCATCGGTGCTGATCGGCCAGTTGGAGGAGGAGGTCGCCGCCGGGCGACTGGCGGTGAATTATGATCAACGCCGGGTCGTAGTCCGCTTTTCAGAAGAAGCCACATTCCCCTCGGGGGCTGCCACGATCAAGCCCCAGGTGCAGCCAATAATAGACAGGATCGTCGACGCCCTGAGCCAGTGCAGCGGTGAGATTGTCGTTGGCGGTCACAGCGACGATCTACCCATTATCAGCTCGCGCTACCGCTCCAACTGGGACCTGTCCGCCGCCCGGGCTGTGTCCGTGGTGCACCAGCTGGTCCTGGACCGGCGCATAGAGGCCCGGCGAGTGATGGCCGCGGGGCACGCCGAAACCCAGCCCCTGGTGCCGAATGACAGCGCCAGCAATCGCGCCCTCAATCGAAGGGTCGACATCAGCATTTATGAGCCCAGCTGCGGTCAGCTTTTTGAGGATGCGCCGGGGATCGCGCCCGCGGCTGGCGAGTAGCGTCTGATGACCGGCAATGGCTGCGATTAACGCTGACGGTATAGGCAGGTATACTGTGACGCTTTTCAACAGGGCAAAGAGGTATTTCTGTGGCCGGGCCGGATAAACCCAAGGTATTGGACGAAGAATGGAGCGACGAGCGGGTCAGCAGTTTTCTGTCGCTGGAACCCTACGATACCAGCATCAGCAAGGATTACTTTGTCCTTGAGCGCGCCTACCAGTCAATGCGGGCCGATGACTTCCGCCGCTTTCTGGGCTTTTTTACCGAAGCCTCGCGTGATCTGGACAGCCTGAGCCCGGGCGGCGAGACCATTCTCGACCTGATCAGCCAGCACCGGCGCTCGGTTGAGTATGCCGAGGCTCTGAAAGAGTTCGGCGCCACCCACAACCGGAAATCCTGACCTTCGGAAGCGCCCCAACAGCTTCAGCCAGCCAGATACTCGTCCTTGAGGCGCACGTAATTGGCCGCGGTATAGGTGAAGAACGACCGCTCCCCGTCTGTAAGCGGCCGGGCCTGCCGGCACGGGCTACCAACATACAGGTAACCCGTCGCGAGGGTTTTGCCCGGGGGCACCAAGGTGCCGGCGCCGAGGATCACTTCATCCTCCACTGTTGCGCCATCCATAACGATTGCGCCCATTCCCACCAGTATGCGGCTACCCAGGGTGCAGCCATGGAGCAGTGCCCGATGGCCGATGGTCACATCATCACCGATTACCAGTGGCCAGCCGCCGGGATTGAAGTCGCTGGCGTGAGTAATATGCAACACTGAGGCATCCTGGATGCTGCACCGCTGGCCGATCTTAATGTGGTGCATATCGCCCCGGATGACTGTTTGCGGCCATACGGAGCAGTCATCTCCCAGCGCCACATCCCCAATGACTACCGCACTGGGGTCAAGCCAGACCCGCTGCCCGAATTTCGGTGCTATGCCCTTGTGAGAACGGCAATTCGTCATTACATACTCCTATTGCGCTACTGGTAAAACACGCTTATCACGCCCATCATTGGCCCATCGTATCTTTTGACATTGGGGGAAAGGAATGAAAAACCCGTTGCTCACCGAAGACCAGCTGCCTCACTTCAGTTTTATTCGGCTAGAGCACATCAAGCCGGCGATCGACCAGTTGATAAGCGACAATCGCGTTCAGATCCAGTCTATCGCCCAACAGGAAGAGCCTTCCTTTGAAACCCTGGTGCAGCCGATCCAATCGCTGGAAGACCGGCTCGAACGGGCCTGGTCCGTAGTCAGTCACCTCAATGCCGTACAGAACACCTCCGAACTGCGCGAGATCTACAACGGTTGCCTGGCCCAGCTGACCGAATACGGCACCGAGGTCAGCCAGAACCAGCAGTTGCACGCGGCATACCGGAAACTGGCGGATAGCGAGCAGTACGCCAGGCTGGATCAGGCCCAGCGCAAGGCTATCGATAACACGCTACGTGACTTTGAGCTATCTGGCGTGGCGCTCGCGGCTGATAAAAAAGAGCGTTTTGCCAAACTCTCGGGCGAACTGGCGGAGCTGTCCAGCCGCTTTTCAGACAATGTGCTGGACGCCACCCAGGCCTGGAGCAAACAGATTACCGACCAGTCGGAACTTGCCGGGATGCCCGAAACGGCCCAGGCCGGCGCGCGCCAGGCAGCCCAGCAGCGCGAGATGGAGGGCTGGCTTCTGACCCTCGACGCGCCCAGTTTCCTGCCGGTCATGACCTTCTGCGAAAACCGAGCGTTGCGCAAAGAGGTGTACGAGGCGTTCGTCACCCGGGCCTCGGAACTGGGGCCGTTCGCGGGTAAATGGGACAACACCGCGATCATGACCGATATCCTCCGGCGCCGGCACGAACAGTCGCAGCTGGTCGGGTTTGACAGCTATGCTGAGCGCTCCCTGGCACGCAAAATGGCGCGCACGCCGGAAGAAGTGCTCGGTTTCCTTGGCGAACTGGCGAAGAAGTCCCGTCCCGTGGCCG is part of the Hydrocarboniclastica marina genome and encodes:
- a CDS encoding flagellar motor protein MotB, which gives rise to MAVLLGRKRGAAAGQPSWLMTFADLMMLLLTFFILLLSFSEIDAEKYRAMINSMGAAFGTQPLQTTLPGTGTEPGSGTEAAVQQAGALSGGVEPSAGVTIATAQSVPQIVAGLPLGAVGWQSAVAPGVEQLASVLIGQLEEEVAAGRLAVNYDQRRVVVRFSEEATFPSGAATIKPQVQPIIDRIVDALSQCSGEIVVGGHSDDLPIISSRYRSNWDLSAARAVSVVHQLVLDRRIEARRVMAAGHAETQPLVPNDSASNRALNRRVDISIYEPSCGQLFEDAPGIAPAAGE
- a CDS encoding PA4642 family protein, which encodes MAGPDKPKVLDEEWSDERVSSFLSLEPYDTSISKDYFVLERAYQSMRADDFRRFLGFFTEASRDLDSLSPGGETILDLISQHRRSVEYAEALKEFGATHNRKS
- a CDS encoding gamma carbonic anhydrase family protein, with product MTNCRSHKGIAPKFGQRVWLDPSAVVIGDVALGDDCSVWPQTVIRGDMHHIKIGQRCSIQDASVLHITHASDFNPGGWPLVIGDDVTIGHRALLHGCTLGSRILVGMGAIVMDGATVEDEVILGAGTLVPPGKTLATGYLYVGSPCRQARPLTDGERSFFTYTAANYVRLKDEYLAG